The DNA sequence ttatttctttttGCAGATAAGGGGTACAGATATGTTGTCCAAAGGGGCCCTGTCCTAAGCAAACATCTTTAAGAATCAATTCAAAGAGGTGTAAATGAACTGTTTTAAATATACTGTGTAAAgtggtattgttttattagtgGTGTATTTGTATTATGGGTTGGGTTACAACCCATGATACAACGAAGATGGCTGGAGCTTAGGGTGCTAAATATAtggctaaatatttttctttgcgGTACAATCTATACAGCTGTGAGAGATTGCACCTCAGTAGAAGAGAGTCCACTGTGCCAGTAGAAAGAATTGCTAAGAGGCTTAAGGAGTGGTTAAACTATGCAACGGTAGGGGGGTGAAATAGAGTGTTATGAGAAGGCTAGTGTACATTGGGCAGTGGGAGgtgtaaggggtcatgggggagaaGTGAGGGAGCACATAGTATATCAGCTAAGAAGAACTAATGGTGATCCTAGATCTAAATCTCCATTGCATAATGTAAATGTGCTCTGTgctaattggtatcactgagacctggtagGATGCAGCATGTGATTGGGCTGTACATATAATGTAGTTACACCCTGTTTAGGAAGGGCAGAGGGTTTAAGAAGAGCAAAGAATTGGTCTTTATGTAAAGCCAGAATTAAAGTCAAGCACTAAAGAAATTCCCCGGGATAGCACTGGAGAGGATGTGGAATACCTTTGGGTATCTGTGTTACCCTTTAatttttgaccctggcctgtgaccttgactacaacTGAATTTTTTAATCTTGTACTGTATTGCCTGATTGGTATCGACCTGGCCTGGCCATTGACCATGCTTCCTGTTTCCCGTTCTACTACTACACGTTTGGTTCCCTAGCCTGCCCAGAGCACAGAAAAAGAGGAGACCCCAGGAAGAGCCAGGGTTTAGAGCCAAATACATGAAGTGAGCTGGTAGAAGCTGAAGCATCCAGCTAAAACCAGTAAAAAGCTTTGCCAGGAATAAAGGTCTGGAGTCCCAGCTGTATAAAGAGAGCCCATTTTGTTCCTTGCCAAGCTGATAGAGATTCAAGAGGTGCCACTGTTTAGAGTATCCTTGCTTCAGAGTTAGCTGTAATCTCTACCCTGagagcaccctggtgagtgaAATATACAAGATTAGGATACTTGCAAGGATTTTATATTTTGGCACCGTACCCTTTGCAAGTTTTCCTGCAATCGCTCCTGCTTTAGATGCCATTCCTCGACCATATCGTTCGGACATATTTTCAGTGGCTGTGGGCTGTGCCATTGATTTTGCAGCGATTGCAGCAAAGAATACACAGAGGAAGATCTCTTTGTACATCCTGTGTGAAAAAAGGAATAGAAAAAGTTAACGCTGGATACAGTTATTACTGGTTGCTTAAATGTTATGGTTGAAATAATCCCGAAAGACACATTTGTTATAAATGCTTGCAAGTCTAAAATGATTGTTTTAAGTGCATtcttttttggcataaaaatacAATGCTTTCTTACAAACCCACAAAATTGCATGCATTGCTGTTACAAAGAGGGTTTATTGTCCAATACAGATCCTTTACTTAGATCAGTAGCTAGCTTCTATCAATTTCTAAGCGCATTgttagtaaaaataacaaaagagTATACCGTAGTTCTTATGCCactacttaaaaataaaaacattggactggagtccagggcccaccagggttgcTGTATCCCAGGCCCCGCTCAATTTGCAAACACAAGTGGGGCAAGTAGGGGAGGTCAGGGTACAGAACGGGGAGCGGGTCTGGCCAGGGACTACCAGGTTTTTTTACCCCTGTTCACAAGGAACATTGATAAAGGGTATCGACCCAAAACATGTCAtgtaaccacaacctggaataaatgttttgcagagattctgctggagttctccttcctttactattttgatttactgacacagtggagttgttggcacagagcaacttaattggaagcagaacattcaATTCCTTATCAGCTGTACATACCACCAATATCCTTTTACTTTGTTCAATGGGGGCGTCTAAAGCCATAGTGCGCCAAATGAGAGCAAGaatccttatttggaaaatctgagtgttatgtatttgcataaacgatgttaagttttataaagttaGTTGCTTTTGAAGGATGTCAGAAATTTGCAGACATTGGAAATAGTAGGAGGAGACTGGGAAGCTAGTCTTCGTGTGTGTTTGTGAAAATAAAGATAACAGCCTGCCCgcattgctgttatataacacccaggtctaaaggtggccatagacgcaaagatccgctcgtttggcaacatttccgcgatatgccattaacaaacatggctatatcgggggtaatctgattgttcggccgattacgatgcgcaatgggctacggcgggtcaaaatcaaccctgaccgatctccgctggacgaaagatgtcggcacacgccacacacgatccgaaaatcgtacgaatcctcgatttgtacgataggatctgtgtgtctatggccaccttaaggttgccacctttcttcctGACTATCTCCTGGCTGAACAGTGACATAGCGGGAGGCAGGCTGTGATGTAATAGGATGGGACGTGACAAAGCTGGGGCAGGATGTGATGTTAGGGACAGGGCTATGACATAGCAATCAGCGATTGCACAATCACAcgtcaatctcagggaatcctgcctaatttggaaaactgggcaggtagttttgacctggacagcccttcatAAAACAAGGCTCTCAGGAGACACTCAATCTAGAGGTGTTAGAAAGAATATTTGTGAGAGTTATGGCACCGTGGCTGTGAGCAGATAGGATTTTCCTCAATGcttgtcaggcccggactggcaatctgtatgtTCGGGCAAATTCCCGAGGGGCTGCTTTATTTTTAGCTCAAGTGGGCCGCTCGCAAGATTTTTAAGAAGTAGAACATACCCAAGAGCGCGACTGCTCCTTTAAATGCGCAAAGCAGGGCAGAGTGGGCGGTGATTCTTCAGTCATGAAACCGGAAGCAGAAGCAGTGGCAGCGCCGGACTGCTCCTCAGTCCCCCGCACGGCAGACTCCTGAGCTGCCTGTCTGCTTATTTATTGCCTTCTGCAGACAGCGGTGGGGAGAAGCAGCAGACGCAGCACAGAACTGTGCTCCTACTTTGTTATGCTTTCAGTAGATTGACTTCAACTACTGGGGGAGGTGCACCTTTCATCTTAAACTGTATACTGAATTAAGCAAGTGAGTGGTTActgtaatctaatttttttatcgtGATCCTCATCAACTGTGAGCTGATTGTAATATTTAGCAGCTTTTATCACTAGATTATAGGTGAAACTATTCTATTCTATGTATTGGCTCTGGacaagaaataaatgttttgaatGATATAACCCTATCCAAGTTGTGACAAAATAAATGACAGGAAACATAAGTTAACCCCTCACTTCCTTCACCTTCTAAGCTTTcatgtcttctttttcttctacaaaaagaaaagtaccatctaaaaataaaaggtcccagtaacaaataaaaaaataaattgacaaaGCAACAGTAACAGCCCCAGCTGGAAAGTGACTTACTTACTTATACTACCCATTATAGGCTCATTATAACATCTATAACTAAGCAGCAACTAAAACTGATGTTGATGTATGAccttaaaaatatacacatatttaaagtGATAAACATATTACTAAAAATATAATCATTCAAGTACTCTCTACCAAGAGTTAGTTTGTGTGTTGAGATCTCCCAATTAAAACAGCAAACAGCAAGTATTCCTACGAGTTACATTATTTTCAATGCCCACGCACTATGTGAGCAATGATGCCCTGTGTGACATAGGttggactgatgtaaatgacaaATAACCTGGGTGCCCctgccctactgtaaatgataaggatattagaagtcactgaggggtttttctgtgaccatataaaggcacaaggctgcaggctgaattatacagggaactctgagcatcactcatgtattataagggataatgtaccccctactgtaaatgataaggatattagaagtcactgaggggttgttctgtgaccatataaaggcacaaggctgcagaatctttcacatattttacattaattacacttaagtgagaaaagcagctctttatgcacatacttttttgcagttttaccccaatatatgagtggatgagttacatgtgggctgctttgatctttttgcctgggctgctttttactcccagtccggccctgatgcTTGTTATAATAACCCAACAATAAAATGTTGCCTGCTTAAGACTATCTGGTGCCATATATGCCTCACAACCAGCAGCAGAGAGGTGTAGAAGCACAACACTACTTCTTTACTCCATACAACATTGCGAGGGCCCAGCTAGGAAAGAGAGTCTGAATATAACTGATGTCCATAACAGCTAAGCTAGATATGCATTATGGACCAAGAGAGGGTTACAAATCTgtagtaaaaaaacaacattctgcTATCTTGTGATCTGTGCAAAGCTAAACTGAATTAGCCTTCTCAAACTAAAAATTCACCATGTAACATTGGGAGGTAATTCAGCATCTGCAAACAAAACACCCTGCCCTTTGTATTATGTGTTATATGAAGACCCCAGGacattttgaattcaaaatttgcaGGTAGTCTTTCTCCACAAAAACTGCAAAGCCATGCTAAAAACCAAGTCACAAACAAGAATACAGggataaaaatgcaacaaaattaaACTGAATAATCAAATCATAGAAATAATGAAATAGTTGATTACTAGCCAAAATATCTGATGCAGTGTTCAGGCTGTCAGTTTTTTAGTTGAGAAACAACGGggtaacaattaaaaaatatataatggttgGCAaataaccgcactcacaggactttctcatggtgcaaaacaaaaaagtttatttgacGTTTCATGCCCTGCTTGAGAGCTGTCTTCAGGATTATGCAGCAGGGGCCGAAATGTTCcatacacttttttattttgcactatgaGAAAGTCCAGTTAGTGCGGTTATTTGCCGACCattatgtatacattttaaaaccaAAACCCAGGCATGAATGTTGAAAGTCGTTGTGTACCAGTTTTTGGAACGTTTGGAACACATTACattaaatgaacaatataaatGAACAATATAATGTTAAAGTAAGATACAGAACAAGTATACACCTTACTTCTGAGGTGTAACAATATACTTACTGCCATTCCTCTCAGGAATTTTCTGGTTACGTTTTTTGACCAATAGACCTACTTAATGACAACTGGATGAGTCTGAGCATAACATGGCTCAACATGGAAAACAAAATACGTGTGTTTAAGTGAAGAAGACTGCAACATTCCTATCAGAGGTTCTACTTACCTTTTTAAAGTATTAGGTCTTTAATACCAGCAGAAAAAAAGGGCTCAATGCAAATGATTGCACTGTCTCTTTATATTGTACTGAGCATTATATAGCCCTTTTCAATCATCTGTTTGCACAAACTAAGGCATATGAGGCGTCTCATCACTCATGCTCAGCTTGATGCTATGAACTCATGACAAAGTATCATGCAACGCTTGCCATCCAGTCTTTCTCTAGTTTGCTTGTTCTAGTTTTTATTTGCCATTTGGTTAGTGGTTTCATTTAAAACAATCTTTGAGAAACAGCATCTGCATCTGATCAGCATTACCCCCTCAACTTATAGTATACAAATCTATAATATTTTATCACTTTGTTATActgtagttccaagaatatccagGAAAGCATTAATGTCAACTTTCACCTTAATTGGCCATCAGGCTTGATTTCCaggaatatacaataaataagacTTTACCAAAATGTCCCCTGTCCATCAGACTGATGCCTTGGGATCCTTTACCTTTAAGGTAGGATAAATTGATCTCCAAGTGAGCACTTTTTATACTTTTGTAACCATTCTGACCATTCttctaggcagaagaggcagctgtaTAGTGCGCAATGATAGGA is a window from the Xenopus laevis strain J_2021 chromosome 6L, Xenopus_laevis_v10.1, whole genome shotgun sequence genome containing:
- the LOC121394631 gene encoding PYLa/PGLa A-like is translated as MYKEIFLCVFFAAIAAKSMAQPTATENMSERYGRGMASKAGAIAGKLAKVAIKAALGRRNAWDHEDAKRMAPRFTMLPENDRKIKQFLPGKPGR